In Populus nigra chromosome 1, ddPopNigr1.1, whole genome shotgun sequence, one genomic interval encodes:
- the LOC133675801 gene encoding uncharacterized protein C630.12 isoform X1 yields the protein MKQHHKLTLVLCGIWVFTLLYGEMFAFWLPFQSSCSWPHLSSPPTSTINGVQSPSDYVKVAVVTDQQLMDKTSIGLPPKSFLLETVKFYADLYMRRAFFASILPFKPNVVLFLGDYFDGGPFLSDEEWQESLHRFKHIFGLNDDGILRNIKVYFIPGNHDIGYASISSHNPKVVERYEGEFGIRNRRFTIGKVEFVAVDSQTLDGQPQGNLASMSWEFIKNASIDVQLLPRVLLSHIPLYRRDYTYCGPHRSSPIINQRISHSAHNHEIVYQNYLTEESSNQLLDMIKPALVLSGHDHDQCSVTHESKFGPVKEHTVGTLSWQMGNLYPSFMLLSASNSASSNISAPEAAVMTQLCFLPMQTHIYIWYLSLFALTLLTLLLWPTSGVDFGHHLSDLMASIRLYSSMFKGTKEKTEDEDCEYEMMWDAEGSMHLVKKARDTPLLHPSDKASVERGNAVMRPTARKNAPRDMEVSMNIDINADTGFDKLSHRTSKSKTKIIIHRLVRTFQMVTVIATVNVPLYMMLLFKDWIDK from the exons ATGAAGCAGCATCACAAATTGACGTTGGTACTGTGCGGGATATGGGTTTTCACTCTGCTCTACGGCGAGATGTTTGCCTTCTGGCTTCCATTTCAATCCTCTTGTTCCTGGCCTCATCTTTCCTCTCCTCCTACTTCTACC ATAAATGGGGTTCAATCTCCCTCGGATTATGTTAAGGTTGCTGTCGTAACAGACCAACAG CTAATGGACAAAACCTCCATTGGTCTACCTCCAAAATCATTTCTTTTGGAGACTGTGAAGTTCTATGCTGATTTATACATGCGCCGCGCATTCTTTGCATCTATCCTCCCTTTCAAACCCAATGTCGTCTTGTTTCTCGGCGATTACTTTGATGGGGGGCCTTTTTTATCAGATGAAGA ATGGCAGGAATCTTTACATCGATTTAAACACATTTTTGGGCTGAATGACGATGGAATACTTAGAAACATCAAGGTTTACTTCATTCCTGGAAACCATGATATTGGCTATGCAAGTATCAGCTCTCATAACCCAAAG GTGGTTGAGCGCTATGAGGGAGAATTTGGGATCAGAAACCGCCGGTTTACAATTGGAAAAGTGGAGTTTGTTGCGGTTGATTCCCAAACTCTAGATG GGCAGCCGCAAGGGAATCTGGCATCAATGTCTTGGGAGTTCATAAAAAATGCCTCCATCG ATGTTCAATTACTTCCAAGGGTATTGTTGAGCCATATTCCCCTGTATCGGCGGGATTATACTTATTGTGGTCCTCATCGTAGTTCCCCGATCATCAATCag CGGATCTCACATTCTGCTCACAATCATGAAATTGT GTATCAGAATTATCTTACCGAGGAATCTTCAAACCAATTGCTGGATATGATCAAACCT GCACTCGTTTTATCTGGCCATGATCATGACCAGTGCTCAGTGACCCATGAGTCAAAATTTGGGCCAGTAAAGGAG CACACTGTAGGGACATTAAGTTGGCAGATGGGAAATTTGTATCCATCTTTCATGCTGTTATCTGCTAGTAACTCTGCAAGTTCCAATATATCCGCCCCAGAAGCAGCAGTGATGACTCAGCTGTGCTTTCTTCCAATGCAAACACACATCTACATATG GTATCTTTCCCTCTTTGCTCTGACCCTTCTTACTCTCCTCTTGTGGCCAACAAGTGGCGTGGATTTTGGGCATCACTTAAGTGATTTAATGGCATCTATCAGACTATATAGCAGCATGTTCAAAGGGACGAAAGAGAAAACTGAAGACGAGGATTGTGAATATGAGATGATGTGGGATGCAGAAGGATCGATGCACCTTGTAAAGAAAGCACGCGACACCCCTCTTCTACATCCAAGCGATAAAGCTTCAGTGGAAAG GGGTAATGCTGTGATGCGCCCAACTGCAAGAAAAAATGCTCCTCGGGACATGGAAGTTTCTATGAACATAGACATAAATGCAGATACTGGATTTGATAAACTATCACATAGAACCAGcaaatcaaagacaaaaatcATTATCCACAGACTAGTGAGGACATTCCAAATGGTCACAGTCATTGCTACTGTAAATGTACCTCTCTACATGATGTTACTCTTCAAGGATTGGATCGACAAGTGA
- the LOC133675801 gene encoding uncharacterized protein C630.12 isoform X2, whose protein sequence is MKQHHKLTLVLCGIWVFTLLYGEMFAFWLPFQSSCSWPHLSSPPTSTINGVQSPSDYVKVAVVTDQQLMDKTSIGLPPKSFLLETVKFYADLYMRRAFFASILPFKPNVVLFLGDYFDGGPFLSDEEWQESLHRFKHIFGLNDDGILRNIKVYFIPGNHDIGYASISSHNPKVVERYEGEFGIRNRRFTIGKVEFVAVDSQTLDGQPQGNLASMSWEFIKNASIDVQLLPRVLLSHIPLYRRDYTYCGPHRSSPIINQRISHSAHNHEIVYQNYLTEESSNQLLDMIKPALVLSGHDHDQCSVTHESKFGPVKEHTVGTLSWQMGNLYPSFMLLSASNSASSNISAPEAAVMTQLCFLPMQTHIYICGVDFGHHLSDLMASIRLYSSMFKGTKEKTEDEDCEYEMMWDAEGSMHLVKKARDTPLLHPSDKASVERGNAVMRPTARKNAPRDMEVSMNIDINADTGFDKLSHRTSKSKTKIIIHRLVRTFQMVTVIATVNVPLYMMLLFKDWIDK, encoded by the exons ATGAAGCAGCATCACAAATTGACGTTGGTACTGTGCGGGATATGGGTTTTCACTCTGCTCTACGGCGAGATGTTTGCCTTCTGGCTTCCATTTCAATCCTCTTGTTCCTGGCCTCATCTTTCCTCTCCTCCTACTTCTACC ATAAATGGGGTTCAATCTCCCTCGGATTATGTTAAGGTTGCTGTCGTAACAGACCAACAG CTAATGGACAAAACCTCCATTGGTCTACCTCCAAAATCATTTCTTTTGGAGACTGTGAAGTTCTATGCTGATTTATACATGCGCCGCGCATTCTTTGCATCTATCCTCCCTTTCAAACCCAATGTCGTCTTGTTTCTCGGCGATTACTTTGATGGGGGGCCTTTTTTATCAGATGAAGA ATGGCAGGAATCTTTACATCGATTTAAACACATTTTTGGGCTGAATGACGATGGAATACTTAGAAACATCAAGGTTTACTTCATTCCTGGAAACCATGATATTGGCTATGCAAGTATCAGCTCTCATAACCCAAAG GTGGTTGAGCGCTATGAGGGAGAATTTGGGATCAGAAACCGCCGGTTTACAATTGGAAAAGTGGAGTTTGTTGCGGTTGATTCCCAAACTCTAGATG GGCAGCCGCAAGGGAATCTGGCATCAATGTCTTGGGAGTTCATAAAAAATGCCTCCATCG ATGTTCAATTACTTCCAAGGGTATTGTTGAGCCATATTCCCCTGTATCGGCGGGATTATACTTATTGTGGTCCTCATCGTAGTTCCCCGATCATCAATCag CGGATCTCACATTCTGCTCACAATCATGAAATTGT GTATCAGAATTATCTTACCGAGGAATCTTCAAACCAATTGCTGGATATGATCAAACCT GCACTCGTTTTATCTGGCCATGATCATGACCAGTGCTCAGTGACCCATGAGTCAAAATTTGGGCCAGTAAAGGAG CACACTGTAGGGACATTAAGTTGGCAGATGGGAAATTTGTATCCATCTTTCATGCTGTTATCTGCTAGTAACTCTGCAAGTTCCAATATATCCGCCCCAGAAGCAGCAGTGATGACTCAGCTGTGCTTTCTTCCAATGCAAACACACATCTACATATG TGGCGTGGATTTTGGGCATCACTTAAGTGATTTAATGGCATCTATCAGACTATATAGCAGCATGTTCAAAGGGACGAAAGAGAAAACTGAAGACGAGGATTGTGAATATGAGATGATGTGGGATGCAGAAGGATCGATGCACCTTGTAAAGAAAGCACGCGACACCCCTCTTCTACATCCAAGCGATAAAGCTTCAGTGGAAAG GGGTAATGCTGTGATGCGCCCAACTGCAAGAAAAAATGCTCCTCGGGACATGGAAGTTTCTATGAACATAGACATAAATGCAGATACTGGATTTGATAAACTATCACATAGAACCAGcaaatcaaagacaaaaatcATTATCCACAGACTAGTGAGGACATTCCAAATGGTCACAGTCATTGCTACTGTAAATGTACCTCTCTACATGATGTTACTCTTCAAGGATTGGATCGACAAGTGA